In Bradyrhizobium sp. WD16, the genomic stretch GCAAAGCGGCGCTGGAACTGGAGCAGCGCGGCCCGCACCCGGGGCAGGGCCGAGACCACCGAGGCGGCGTCGCCGACCCGCTGGCTCTTGAGCGCCGGATCGTCAAAGGCGGCGGGATCGAGATCTTCGGCGGCGGCAGCCGCCCGATCCTCGTCATTGAGGTCGGCGCCGGCTTCAAGCAACGCCCGGGCGACCGCGCGGTAGATCACGCCGGTATCGAGATGGTGGAAGCGGTAATGGGCGGCGAGTCGCCTGGCGAGGGTCCCCTTGCCCGAGGCGGCGGGCCCGTCGATGGCGATGATCATGACAGATCCGCCCCCAGGCGCTGCATCATCGGCACGAAATCCGGGAAGCTGGTGGCGATGAAGCTGGAATCATCGATTCCCACCGGCTTCTGCGCCGCCAGCCCCATGACCAGGGCCGACATGGCGATGCGATGATCCATATGGGTCTTCACCACGCCGCCGCCGGCGACCGCGCCACGGCCTTCGACGATGAGGTCGTCGCCCTCGATCTCGACCGCGACGCCGTTGAGGCGAAGCATGTCGGCGGTCGCAGCCAACCGGTCGGATTCCTTGACCCGCAATTCATGCAGGCCGCGCATCACCGTACGCCCCTCGGCGAAGGCCGCCGCCACCGCCAGCACCAGATATTCGTCGATCATCGCGGGGGCACGCTCCGGCGGCACGGTGACGCCGCGCAGGCCGGTGGCGCGCACCCGCAGATCGGCCATGGGCTCACCGGCATCGCCGCCGCGCGGCGTTTCCTCGATCACCGCGCCCATTTCGCGCAGGGTGGCGAACAGTCCGGTGCGCAGCGGATTGGTCATCACTTCGGTGAGCAGGACCTCGGAGCCGGGCACGATCAGTGCCGCCACCAACGGAAAGGCCGCCGACGACGGGTCGGCCGGGACCACCACCGGGGCGCCAGCCAATTCCGGCTGGCCGGTGAGGGCGATGCGCCGGCCATGGGTGCCGGACGGCGTCGACACCACCTCGGCGCCGAACTGCCGCAGCATGCGCTCGGTATGATCGCGGCTCGCCTCGGGCTCGATCACCGTGGTGATTCCCGGCGCCGCGAGTCCAGCCAGCAGCACCGCCGACTTGATCTGGGCCGAGGCCACCGGGCTCTGATAGGTAATCGGCAACGGCTCGCGCGCGCCCTGCAGGGTGAGTGGCAGCCGGCCCCCCTCGGCCATCTGCAGCGCCCTGGCGCCCATCAACTCCAGCGGCTCGAGGATGCGGCGCATCGGCCGCTTGCGCAGGCTGGCATCGCCGTCGAAGGTCGCGGTGATCGGGCAACCCGCAACAGCGCCCATCACCAGCCGGCAGCCGGTGCCGGAATTGCCGAAATCAAGCGGCTCCGCGGGCGCGGCAAGGCCGCCGACCCCGACGCCGTCGACCGCCCAGGCGCCGTCCTCCAGCCGCGTCACCGTGGCGCCGAGCGCCCGCATAGCCTTGGCGGTGTTGAGCACATCCTCGCCTTCGAGCAGGCCGGAGATCCGGGTCCGGCCGACCGCCAGCGCGCCGAGAATCAGGGCGCGGTGGGAGATCGACTTGTCGCCCGGTACCCGGGCGGTGCCGTTCAGGGCGGCTCCCCGGCGCGACTGCAGCGGGCGCGGCGCGGCGGAATGTGTCAAGATGGAGGCCTTTCTGCTGACCCGATGGTTCGGCGCGGACATGCGCCCGGCACCCGACTTTGTGCTCCGACGCGGCGCGCTCCGTATCACGGCGGGACCGCCGCGTCACGATCCGCGCGGGCCATGACACATCCCGCTATTGACAGCGGTCCTGTGACTCGCCAAGTGAAGCACCGAATTTCCAGGACAATCCAGGACCGCGACGTGGCCAAATCCGAGCTCGGAACCAAACGCATCTGTCCGACCACGGGCAAGAAGTTCTACGACCTGAACAAGAACCCCGTGATCTCGCCCTATACCGGAGAAGTCGTGCCGATCGCGCCGGTGGCGCCGTCGCGCGTCCGCAGCGACGCTGCCCGCGCCCCGTCGGACGAACTGGCGCCGGAGGCCGCGGAGCTCGAGACCGTCTCGCTCGAGGAAGCCGACGCCGAGGAATCGACCGGGAAGGTGGCCGCGGCGCTGCCCGAATCCGAGGACGATATCGAGATCGACGACACCCTCGATGACGAAGAGGACGATTCGACCTTCATTCCCGATGAGGAAGAAGGGGACGAAGACGTCACCGACATCATCGGCGACGTTTCCGGCGACGAAGAGACTTGAGATTACTTCGGAAGTGTGAAACACACTCGCCGCGCGCCGGCTGATTTCGTCGGCGTCCCACTTCGGGGCCATAGCTCAGCTGGGAGAGCGCTTGCATGGCATGCAAGAGGTCGGCGGTTCGATCCCGCCTGGCTCCACCACGCTTCGCCTTCGGCTGCGTGGCACCGCCACGCAGCCGAAGGCGAAGCGTGCCCGGCATAGCCCGAAGGGCGACGACGGGCGATGTGGTACGTCTACATCATTCGCAGCATTAATTTCCCTGAACAGGAATATATCGGGGCGACCACCGACCTGAAGCGCCGCGTGTCCGATCACAACGTCGGAAAATCCACGCACACGAACAAATTCAAGCCGTGGAAACTGATCTGGTATTGCGCTTTCCCGGATAAGACCCAAGCGCTGGCGTTCGAGAAATATCTCAAGTCGCACTCCGGGCGGGCATTCGCCAAGAAGCGGCTGACCGCGCTGCCCGCTCCCTCCCCCTCGATCCAGCCCTGAGGCTTCGGCCTCGCCCGAACCACGCATGAGCGGCATTGCGCCATGATCGAAATCGGCTGGCTCGCCCACGCCGCGGGCGATAAAGCCTGATCCTCATGACATTCGCCAATCGGGATGGACGGTATGACTGAACAAGCTGCGGCCGGCGCGGGGGCCATGGCCGGCCTGCGCGTGATCGATCTCACACGGGTGCTGGGCGGCCCCTATTGCACCCAGCTGCTCGCCGACCACGGCGCCGACGTCATCAAGGTCGAGCCGCCCGCCGGCGACGAGGTTCGCGAATGGGGACCTCCCTTCCACGACGGCGACGCCGCCTACTTCATCGGCATCAACCGCAACAAGCGCTCGATCGGCCTCGATCTCGCCTCGCCCGGCGGCCGCGAGGTGTTGATGAAGATGCTCGAGGGCGCCGACGTGCTGATCGAGAATTTCAAGCCCGGCACGCTCGACAAGTGGGGCATCGGCCATGACGTGCTCCGCGCCAGATTCCCGCGCCTGATCCACTGCCGCATTTCCGGCTTCGGCGCCGACGGCCCGCGCGGCGGCAATCCGGGCTACGACGCCATCATCCAGGCAATGACCGGCATGATCGCCGCCACCGGCTCGCCGGAGAGCGGCCCGATGCGCATCGGCGTGCCGCTGGTCGATATCTCGACCGGCCTGTTCGCGACCGTCGGCATCCTGATGGCGCTGGCCGAACGCCAGCGCTCCGGACTCGGCCAGTTCCTCGAGACCACGCTGTTCGAGACCGGGCTCGCCATCATGCATCCGCATACGGCGAACTACTTCCTGCACGGCAAGCCGCCGTCGCTGACCGGCAACGAGCACCCCAATCTCGCGCCCTACGCCATCTTCGCCGCGCGCGATGGCAAGATCTTCACCGGCGTCGGCAACGACGGCACCTTCCGCAAGCTGTGCAAGGAGATCGGCAAGCCCGAGCTCGCCGACGATCCGCGCTTCGCCCGCAACCGCGACCGCGTCCTCAACCGCGCCGCGCTACGCACCGAACTGGAAGCGGTGTTCAGCCAGTTCGACGCCGTGCCGCTGTGCGACCGCCTGTTGTCGGCCGGGCTGCCCGCGGGCCCCGTGCAGTCGATCGACAAGGCGCTGCAGAGCGACCATGCCACCTATCGCGGCGATGTCCTCGAAAAGGACTGGTACAAGGGCGTCGCTTCGCCGATCCGCTTCTCGCGCAGCGAGGCGAGCCTGCGCCGCACCCCGCCGAAATTCGGCGAGCATGCCGCGGAGGTGCTCGGCGAATTCGGCTATTCCGAAGGCGACATTGCCGATCTCGTCGCCAAGGGCGCGGTCTGCCCCGAACGCCGGCGCTGAACGACACGCCGAAACGCTCCAGGCCTTTTGCCCCGCCATTCGCCGGCCCGATCGGGTGGTTCGATTCCAACATTCGCATCCCGCTTCTGCAGGCGTGTTTGCAAATGTTGGAATCGAAGGACCACTCGCATGATCAACTTGCTGGTGGAGCTAAGGATTTGACATTCGCTCCACCAGACCGGCGAATTTCCGCTTTGCGTTCAAGACGCCCCGCCCTTACCATCCGTCATCGAACTGTCGCGAAAGCTCGCAATAAGCGGCGCTTCGCAGGGCGGAGCAGGGGGAAACACGTCATGTCAAAGCGCCGGATGTCCAAGCGCCGGATCGGCCTCGGCCTCACCACATCGATCGTCGTGGCTCTGGCTGCCGCCGCGCTGCCGGCGCCGGCCCAGGCGGTCACCGAAATCCAGTGGTGGCATGCGCTTACCGGCGCCAACAATGACGTCGTGGTCAAGCTCGCCGAAGAGTTCAACGCCTCGCAGAGCGACTACAAGATCGTCCCGGCTTACAAGGGCAGCTATCCCGACACCATGAATGCAGGCATCGCCGCGTTCCGCGCCGGCAATGCACCGCACATCCTGCAGGTGTTCGAGGTCGGCACCGCCACCATGATGGCCGCCACCGGCGCGGTGAAGCCGGTCTACAAGCTGATGCAGGAAGCCGGCGAGAAGTTCGATCCGCAAGCCTATCTGCCGGCCATCACCGGCTATTACTCGACCTCCAAGGGCGAGATGCTGTCCTTCCCGTTCAATTCCTCCTCCATGGTGATGTGGATCAACAAGGACGCGCTGAAGAAGGCCAATATCGACACGATCCCCAAGACCTGGCCCGAGGTCTTCGAGGACGCAAAGAAGCTGCATGCCGCCGGCTACACCACCTGCGGCTTCTCCACCGCCTGGGTGACCTGGGCCAATCTCGAGCAGCTCTCGGCCTGGCACAACGTGCCGCTCGCGACCAAGGCCAACGGCCTCGGCGGTTTCGACACCGAGCTGAAATTCAACGGCCCGCTGCAGATCCGTCACCTGCAGACGCTGATCGAGCTGCAGAAGGACAAGACCTACGATTATTCGGGCCGCACCAACAATGCCGAGGGGCGTTTCACCTCGGGCGAATGTCCGATCTTCCTGACCTCGTCGGGCTTCTTCGGCCAGGTCCGCGCC encodes the following:
- the ugpB gene encoding sn-glycerol-3-phosphate ABC transporter substrate-binding protein UgpB, producing the protein MSKRRIGLGLTTSIVVALAAAALPAPAQAVTEIQWWHALTGANNDVVVKLAEEFNASQSDYKIVPAYKGSYPDTMNAGIAAFRAGNAPHILQVFEVGTATMMAATGAVKPVYKLMQEAGEKFDPQAYLPAITGYYSTSKGEMLSFPFNSSSMVMWINKDALKKANIDTIPKTWPEVFEDAKKLHAAGYTTCGFSTAWVTWANLEQLSAWHNVPLATKANGLGGFDTELKFNGPLQIRHLQTLIELQKDKTYDYSGRTNNAEGRFTSGECPIFLTSSGFFGQVRANAKFDWTNAPMPYYPDMPDAPQNSIIGGASLWVMGGKSPTEYRGVAKFLAFLSDTDRQVAIHKASGYLPITRAAYAKAKELGFYKEAPYLETPLKELTNKEPTENSRGLRLGNMVQLRDVWAEEIEAALAGKKPAKDALDTAVSRGNQMLRQFQRTVAK
- a CDS encoding TIGR02300 family protein, which produces MAKSELGTKRICPTTGKKFYDLNKNPVISPYTGEVVPIAPVAPSRVRSDAARAPSDELAPEAAELETVSLEEADAEESTGKVAAALPESEDDIEIDDTLDDEEDDSTFIPDEEEGDEDVTDIIGDVSGDEET
- a CDS encoding GIY-YIG nuclease family protein, whose translation is MWYVYIIRSINFPEQEYIGATTDLKRRVSDHNVGKSTHTNKFKPWKLIWYCAFPDKTQALAFEKYLKSHSGRAFAKKRLTALPAPSPSIQP
- the aroA gene encoding 3-phosphoshikimate 1-carboxyvinyltransferase; this translates as MTHSAAPRPLQSRRGAALNGTARVPGDKSISHRALILGALAVGRTRISGLLEGEDVLNTAKAMRALGATVTRLEDGAWAVDGVGVGGLAAPAEPLDFGNSGTGCRLVMGAVAGCPITATFDGDASLRKRPMRRILEPLELMGARALQMAEGGRLPLTLQGAREPLPITYQSPVASAQIKSAVLLAGLAAPGITTVIEPEASRDHTERMLRQFGAEVVSTPSGTHGRRIALTGQPELAGAPVVVPADPSSAAFPLVAALIVPGSEVLLTEVMTNPLRTGLFATLREMGAVIEETPRGGDAGEPMADLRVRATGLRGVTVPPERAPAMIDEYLVLAVAAAFAEGRTVMRGLHELRVKESDRLAATADMLRLNGVAVEIEGDDLIVEGRGAVAGGGVVKTHMDHRIAMSALVMGLAAQKPVGIDDSSFIATSFPDFVPMMQRLGADLS
- a CDS encoding CaiB/BaiF CoA-transferase family protein; translation: MTEQAAAGAGAMAGLRVIDLTRVLGGPYCTQLLADHGADVIKVEPPAGDEVREWGPPFHDGDAAYFIGINRNKRSIGLDLASPGGREVLMKMLEGADVLIENFKPGTLDKWGIGHDVLRARFPRLIHCRISGFGADGPRGGNPGYDAIIQAMTGMIAATGSPESGPMRIGVPLVDISTGLFATVGILMALAERQRSGLGQFLETTLFETGLAIMHPHTANYFLHGKPPSLTGNEHPNLAPYAIFAARDGKIFTGVGNDGTFRKLCKEIGKPELADDPRFARNRDRVLNRAALRTELEAVFSQFDAVPLCDRLLSAGLPAGPVQSIDKALQSDHATYRGDVLEKDWYKGVASPIRFSRSEASLRRTPPKFGEHAAEVLGEFGYSEGDIADLVAKGAVCPERRR